A single Anopheles maculipalpis chromosome 3RL, idAnoMacuDA_375_x, whole genome shotgun sequence DNA region contains:
- the LOC126562729 gene encoding syntaxin-1A isoform X6 produces MTKDRLAALQAAQSDDEDMPEDVAVPVEGSFMEDFFKEVEEIRMMIDKIQANVEEVKKKHSAILSAPQSDEKTKQELEDLMADIKKTANRVRGKLKGIEQNIEQEEQQSKSNADLRIRKTQHSALSRKFVEVMTEYNRTQTDYRERCKGRIQRQLEITGRATTNEELEEMLEQGNSAVFTQGIIMETQQAKQTLADIEARHADIIKLENSIRELHDMFMDMAMLVESQGEMVDRIEYHVENSRDYVTTGQQDLVQAVKYMAKARKKKIMIAVCLLVTVIILLLIFIV; encoded by the exons GCACAAAGCGATGATGAGGATATGCCTGAGGATGTGGCTGTGCCGGTGGAGGGCAGCTTCATGGAAGATTTCTTCAAAGAGGTGGAAGAGATACGGATGATGATCGACAAAATTCAGGCCAATGTCGAGGaagtgaagaagaaacacaGTGCCATCCTGTCGGCTCCACAGTCAGATGAGA AAACCAAACAGGAACTTGAAGACCTCATGGCCGACATTAAAAAAACTGCCAACAGAGTAAGAGGGAAGCTTAAG GGTATCGAGCAAAACATTGAACAGGAGGAGCAGCAGAGCAAGTCGAATGCCGATCTAAGGATACGAAAAACGCAGCATTCGGCTCTGTCGCGCAAGTTTGTCGAGGTCATGACGGAGTACAATCGGACCCAGACGGACTACCGAGAGCGTTGCAAAGGAAGAATACAACGACAGCTGGAAATTA CGGGTAGAGCGACTACAAACGAAGAACTTGAGGAAATGTTGGAGCAAGGCAATTCGGCCGTCTTCACGCAGGGG ATCATCATGGAGACTCAGCAAGCCAAGCAAACTCTGGCCGATATCGAAGCTCGACATGCAGATAttataaaattggaaaattcaattagggAACTGCATGATATGTTCATGGATATGGCTATGTTGGTCGAAAGTCAG GGCGAAATGGTGGACCGAATTGAGTACCATGTGGAAAACAGTCGGGACTACGTTACAACGGGCCAACAAGATTTGGTCCAAGCCGTCAAGTATATGGCCAAAGCCAGAAAG aaaaaaatcatgataGCTGTTTGCCTCTTAGTAACGGTCATCATTCTGTTACTTATTTTCATAGTGTAA
- the LOC126562446 gene encoding leukocyte elastase inhibitor-like, which yields MKLAASFVPLTLLLLGATTVPASGPDLSFGDADFSVQYFKQSYNASGNLIVSPVAVRLAFSALYQVTDNRTRETVQRAFYLPLDTSDARSNAEQLVNDLEQSPFLNVSFAVLQTEGQLSRELQNAIKSIFHVESRTVAFSNRRSVVEDVNKWASDVTNGRILNYLAESDVDVNVEMMLLSAMHMHANWAQKFDMERTAEETFQFRNGPRSVEMMSVSLELLYYAQHSFHAVQLPYSEESDLTMWILMPHRNGTFDELMELLTVELLDELETSAMPKMVDLWLPKFSISDSHDARDVLKRMGHGTLFDVEGFAVYQNHQSMLGTMKQSTFIQVDEWGTEAAAVTSIGTKFRIRNTQFRADKPFIFIIKKLSIDTILFVGHYSNHD from the exons ATGAAATTGGCCGCTAGTTTTGTGCCGCTGACACTACTGCTCTTGGGCGCAACGACTGTACCAGCCAGCGGACCGGACCTGAGCTTTGGCGATGCAGACTTTTCGGTGCAGTACTTCAAGCAGTCGTACAACGCGTCCGGCAACTTGATCGTGTCGCCGGTTGCTGTACGGCTTGCGTTCTCCGCATTGTATCAGGTGACAGACAATAGGACGCGGGAAACCGTACAGCGTGCCTTCTATCTACCGCTAGACACTAGCGACGCCCGTTCAAACGCAGAGCAACTGGTGAACGATCTGGAACAGAGCCCGTTCCTGAACGTGTCTTTCGCCGTACTTCAAACCGAAGGGCAGCTGTCTCGCGAGCTCCAGAATGCGATAAAATCCATCTTTCACGTGGAATCTCGTACGGTGGCTTTCAGCAATCGGCGCTCGGTCGTTGAGGACGTTAACAAATGGGCATCAGACGTCACAAATGGCCGCATCCTTAACTATCTGGCCGAGTCGGATGTGGACGTCAATGTGGAGATGATGCTGCTGAGCGCGATGCATATGCATGCAAACTGGGCCCAAAAGTTCGATATGGAACGAACCGCTGAAGAAACGTTCCAGTTCCGCAATGGACCCAGATCGGTGGAAATGATGAGTGTTTCGCTGGAGTTGTTGTACTACGCGCAGCATTCGTTCCACGCCGTACAGCTACCGTACAGCGAGGAGAGTGATCTTACTATGTGGATCCTCATGCCCCATCGTAACGGTACGTTCGATGAGCTGATGGAACTGCTCACTGTCGAATTGTTGGACGAGCTGGAAACGTCCGCCATGCCCAAGATGGTGGATCTATGGCTGCCCAAGTTCTCCATCAGCGACAGTCATGATGCGCGCGACGTGCTCAAGCGCATGGGCCATGGGACGCTGTTCGATGTGGAAGGATTTGCCGTGTACCAGAACCACCAATCGATGTTGGGTACGATGAAGCAGAGCACCTTCATACAGGTCGATGAATGGGGAACGGAAGCGGCAGCCGTCACGT CAATCGGGACGAAATTCCGCATCCGAAACACCCAGTTCCGGGCTGACAAACCgttcattttcatcattaaaaagttgtCGATCGACACAATACTTTTTGTGGGGCATTACTCCAACCATGACTAG
- the LOC126562729 gene encoding syntaxin-1A isoform X4 translates to MTKDRLAALQAAQSDDEDMPEDVAVPVEGSFMEDFFKEVEEIRMMIDKIQANVEEVKKKHSAILSAPQSDEKTKQELEDLMADIKKTANRVRGKLKGIEQNIEQEEQQSKSNADLRIRKTQHSALSRKFVEVMTEYNRTQTDYRERCKGRIQRQLEITGRATTNEELEEMLEQGNSAVFTQGIIMETQQAKQTLADIEARHADIIKLENSIRELHDMFMDMAMLVESQGEMIDRIEYHVEHAMDYVQTATQDTKKALKYQSKARRKKIWIALCVLIAIIILVVFLAIYLT, encoded by the exons GCACAAAGCGATGATGAGGATATGCCTGAGGATGTGGCTGTGCCGGTGGAGGGCAGCTTCATGGAAGATTTCTTCAAAGAGGTGGAAGAGATACGGATGATGATCGACAAAATTCAGGCCAATGTCGAGGaagtgaagaagaaacacaGTGCCATCCTGTCGGCTCCACAGTCAGATGAGA AAACCAAACAGGAACTTGAAGACCTCATGGCCGACATTAAAAAAACTGCCAACAGAGTAAGAGGGAAGCTTAAG GGTATCGAGCAAAACATTGAACAGGAGGAGCAGCAGAGCAAGTCGAATGCCGATCTAAGGATACGAAAAACGCAGCATTCGGCTCTGTCGCGCAAGTTTGTCGAGGTCATGACGGAGTACAATCGGACCCAGACGGACTACCGAGAGCGTTGCAAAGGAAGAATACAACGACAGCTGGAAATTA CGGGTAGAGCGACTACAAACGAAGAACTTGAGGAAATGTTGGAGCAAGGCAATTCGGCCGTCTTCACGCAGGGG ATCATCATGGAGACTCAGCAAGCCAAGCAAACTCTGGCCGATATCGAAGCTCGACATGCAGATAttataaaattggaaaattcaattagggAACTGCATGATATGTTCATGGATATGGCTATGTTGGTCGAAAGTCAG GGTGAAATGATTGATCGTATAGAATATCACGTCGAACATGCAATGGATTATGTTCAAACAGCGACACAAGACACAAAGAAAGCGCTTAAATATCAAAGCAAAGCCCGCCGG aaaaaaatctgGATCGCCCTTTGTGTACTCATAGCGATCATTATATTAGTAGTATTCTTGGCAATCTACTTAACGTAA
- the LOC126563229 gene encoding protein extra-macrochaetae: MKAITTMCAKNGSASLPAVATGRVQRHRDGENDEIKLYLSKLRELVPFMPKNRKLTKLEVIQNVIDYICELQNALDSHPAVNTFDSLAVLQHQQQQQQQQVGYSSETIESIPTAPASRQPLATILSGTGNVSGSNINGVGEGLQQP; encoded by the exons ATGAAAGCCATCACTACGATGTGTGCAAAGAATGGGAGTGCTTCGCTGCCGGCAGTCGCGACTGGACGGGTACAGCGTCATCGTGATGGTGAAAACGACGAAATCAAACTTTACCTCTCGAAACTGCGCGAGCTCGTTCCGTTCATGCCGAAAAATCGCAAGCTGACCAAGCTCGAAGTGATCCAGAACGTAATCGATTACATCTGTGAGCTACAGAATGCACTTGATTCGCATCCTGCGGTCAATACCTTTGACTCGTTGGCGGTTcttcagcatcagcagcagcagcagcagcagcaagtgggATATTCGTCCGAAACAATTGAATCCATTCCTACGGCGCCAGCATCCAGACAGCCACTGGCCACCATCTTGAGCGGTACTGGCAACGTTTCCGGATCGAATATTAACGGTGTCGGCGAAGGATTACAACAGCCTTG A
- the LOC126562729 gene encoding syntaxin-1A isoform X7, with product MTKDRLAALQAAQSDDEDMPEDVAVPVEGSFMEDFFKEVEEIRMMIDKIQANVEEVKKKHSAILSAPQSDEKTKQELEDLMADIKKTANRVRGKLKGIEQNIEQEEQQSKSNADLRIRKTQHSALSRKFVEVMTEYNRTQTDYRERCKGRIQRQLEITGRATTNEELEEMLEQGNSAVFTQGIIMETQQAKQTLADIEARHADIIKLENSIRELHDMFMDMAMLVESQKKIWIALCVLIAIIILVVFLAIYLT from the exons GCACAAAGCGATGATGAGGATATGCCTGAGGATGTGGCTGTGCCGGTGGAGGGCAGCTTCATGGAAGATTTCTTCAAAGAGGTGGAAGAGATACGGATGATGATCGACAAAATTCAGGCCAATGTCGAGGaagtgaagaagaaacacaGTGCCATCCTGTCGGCTCCACAGTCAGATGAGA AAACCAAACAGGAACTTGAAGACCTCATGGCCGACATTAAAAAAACTGCCAACAGAGTAAGAGGGAAGCTTAAG GGTATCGAGCAAAACATTGAACAGGAGGAGCAGCAGAGCAAGTCGAATGCCGATCTAAGGATACGAAAAACGCAGCATTCGGCTCTGTCGCGCAAGTTTGTCGAGGTCATGACGGAGTACAATCGGACCCAGACGGACTACCGAGAGCGTTGCAAAGGAAGAATACAACGACAGCTGGAAATTA CGGGTAGAGCGACTACAAACGAAGAACTTGAGGAAATGTTGGAGCAAGGCAATTCGGCCGTCTTCACGCAGGGG ATCATCATGGAGACTCAGCAAGCCAAGCAAACTCTGGCCGATATCGAAGCTCGACATGCAGATAttataaaattggaaaattcaattagggAACTGCATGATATGTTCATGGATATGGCTATGTTGGTCGAAAGTCAG aaaaaaatctgGATCGCCCTTTGTGTACTCATAGCGATCATTATATTAGTAGTATTCTTGGCAATCTACTTAACGTAA
- the LOC126562729 gene encoding syntaxin-1A isoform X5 — MTKDRLAALQAAQSDDEDMPEDVAVPVEGSFMEDFFKEVEEIRMMIDKIQANVEEVKKKHSAILSAPQSDEKTKQELEDLMADIKKTANRVRGKLKGIEQNIEQEEQQSKSNADLRIRKTQHSALSRKFVEVMTEYNRTQTDYRERCKGRIQRQLEITGRATTNEELEEMLEQGNSAVFTQGIIMETQQAKQTLADIEARHADIIKLENSIRELHDMFMDMAMLVESQGEMIDRIEYHVEHAMDYVQTATQDTKKALKYQSKARRKKIMIAVCLLVTVIILLLIFIV, encoded by the exons GCACAAAGCGATGATGAGGATATGCCTGAGGATGTGGCTGTGCCGGTGGAGGGCAGCTTCATGGAAGATTTCTTCAAAGAGGTGGAAGAGATACGGATGATGATCGACAAAATTCAGGCCAATGTCGAGGaagtgaagaagaaacacaGTGCCATCCTGTCGGCTCCACAGTCAGATGAGA AAACCAAACAGGAACTTGAAGACCTCATGGCCGACATTAAAAAAACTGCCAACAGAGTAAGAGGGAAGCTTAAG GGTATCGAGCAAAACATTGAACAGGAGGAGCAGCAGAGCAAGTCGAATGCCGATCTAAGGATACGAAAAACGCAGCATTCGGCTCTGTCGCGCAAGTTTGTCGAGGTCATGACGGAGTACAATCGGACCCAGACGGACTACCGAGAGCGTTGCAAAGGAAGAATACAACGACAGCTGGAAATTA CGGGTAGAGCGACTACAAACGAAGAACTTGAGGAAATGTTGGAGCAAGGCAATTCGGCCGTCTTCACGCAGGGG ATCATCATGGAGACTCAGCAAGCCAAGCAAACTCTGGCCGATATCGAAGCTCGACATGCAGATAttataaaattggaaaattcaattagggAACTGCATGATATGTTCATGGATATGGCTATGTTGGTCGAAAGTCAG GGTGAAATGATTGATCGTATAGAATATCACGTCGAACATGCAATGGATTATGTTCAAACAGCGACACAAGACACAAAGAAAGCGCTTAAATATCAAAGCAAAGCCCGCCGG aaaaaaatcatgataGCTGTTTGCCTCTTAGTAACGGTCATCATTCTGTTACTTATTTTCATAGTGTAA
- the LOC126562729 gene encoding syntaxin-1A isoform X2 translates to MTKDRLAALQAAQSDDEDMPEDVAVPVEGSFMEDFFKEVEEIRMMIDKIQANVEEVKKKHSAILSAPQSDEKTKQELEDLMADIKKTANRVRGKLKGIEQNIEQEEQQSKSNADLRIRKTQHSALSRKFVEVMTEYNRTQTDYRERCKGRIQRQLEITGRATTNEELEEMLEQGNSAVFTQGIIMETQQAKQTLADIEARHADIIKLENSIRELHDMFMDMAMLVESQGEMIDRIEYHVEHAMDYVQTATQDTKKALKYQSKARRKKIMILICLTVLGLIVASYVSSYFM, encoded by the exons GCACAAAGCGATGATGAGGATATGCCTGAGGATGTGGCTGTGCCGGTGGAGGGCAGCTTCATGGAAGATTTCTTCAAAGAGGTGGAAGAGATACGGATGATGATCGACAAAATTCAGGCCAATGTCGAGGaagtgaagaagaaacacaGTGCCATCCTGTCGGCTCCACAGTCAGATGAGA AAACCAAACAGGAACTTGAAGACCTCATGGCCGACATTAAAAAAACTGCCAACAGAGTAAGAGGGAAGCTTAAG GGTATCGAGCAAAACATTGAACAGGAGGAGCAGCAGAGCAAGTCGAATGCCGATCTAAGGATACGAAAAACGCAGCATTCGGCTCTGTCGCGCAAGTTTGTCGAGGTCATGACGGAGTACAATCGGACCCAGACGGACTACCGAGAGCGTTGCAAAGGAAGAATACAACGACAGCTGGAAATTA CGGGTAGAGCGACTACAAACGAAGAACTTGAGGAAATGTTGGAGCAAGGCAATTCGGCCGTCTTCACGCAGGGG ATCATCATGGAGACTCAGCAAGCCAAGCAAACTCTGGCCGATATCGAAGCTCGACATGCAGATAttataaaattggaaaattcaattagggAACTGCATGATATGTTCATGGATATGGCTATGTTGGTCGAAAGTCAG GGTGAAATGATTGATCGTATAGAATATCACGTCGAACATGCAATGGATTATGTTCAAACAGCGACACAAGACACAAAGAAAGCGCTTAAATATCAAAGCAAAGCCCGCCGG AAGAAGATTATGATTCTGATCTGTTTGACCGTGCTTGGGCTGATTGTGGCATCGTACGTCAGTAGCTACTTCATGTAA
- the LOC126562729 gene encoding syntaxin-1A isoform X1, with amino-acid sequence MTKDRLAALQAAQSDDEDMPEDVAVPVEGSFMEDFFKEVEEIRMMIDKIQANVEEVKKKHSAILSAPQSDEKTKQELEDLMADIKKTANRVRGKLKGIEQNIEQEEQQSKSNADLRIRKTQHSALSRKFVEVMTEYNRTQTDYRERCKGRIQRQLEITGRATTNEELEEMLEQGNSAVFTQGIIMETQQAKQTLADIEARHADIIKLENSIRELHDMFMDMAMLVESQGEMIDRIEYHVEHAMDYVQTATQDTKKALKYQSKARRKKIIILVCLTILLIVVASTIVGYFGF; translated from the exons GCACAAAGCGATGATGAGGATATGCCTGAGGATGTGGCTGTGCCGGTGGAGGGCAGCTTCATGGAAGATTTCTTCAAAGAGGTGGAAGAGATACGGATGATGATCGACAAAATTCAGGCCAATGTCGAGGaagtgaagaagaaacacaGTGCCATCCTGTCGGCTCCACAGTCAGATGAGA AAACCAAACAGGAACTTGAAGACCTCATGGCCGACATTAAAAAAACTGCCAACAGAGTAAGAGGGAAGCTTAAG GGTATCGAGCAAAACATTGAACAGGAGGAGCAGCAGAGCAAGTCGAATGCCGATCTAAGGATACGAAAAACGCAGCATTCGGCTCTGTCGCGCAAGTTTGTCGAGGTCATGACGGAGTACAATCGGACCCAGACGGACTACCGAGAGCGTTGCAAAGGAAGAATACAACGACAGCTGGAAATTA CGGGTAGAGCGACTACAAACGAAGAACTTGAGGAAATGTTGGAGCAAGGCAATTCGGCCGTCTTCACGCAGGGG ATCATCATGGAGACTCAGCAAGCCAAGCAAACTCTGGCCGATATCGAAGCTCGACATGCAGATAttataaaattggaaaattcaattagggAACTGCATGATATGTTCATGGATATGGCTATGTTGGTCGAAAGTCAG GGTGAAATGATTGATCGTATAGAATATCACGTCGAACATGCAATGGATTATGTTCAAACAGCGACACAAGACACAAAGAAAGCGCTTAAATATCAAAGCAAAGCCCGCCGG AAGAAGATCATTATTCTGGTATGTCTAACCATTCTACTGATCGTGGTTGCATCAACCATTGTCGGATACTTCGGTTTCTAA
- the LOC126562729 gene encoding syntaxin-1A isoform X3: MTKDRLAALQAAQSDDEDMPEDVAVPVEGSFMEDFFKEVEEIRMMIDKIQANVEEVKKKHSAILSAPQSDEKTKQELEDLMADIKKTANRVRGKLKGIEQNIEQEEQQSKSNADLRIRKTQHSALSRKFVEVMTEYNRTQTDYRERCKGRIQRQLEITGRATTNEELEEMLEQGNSAVFTQGIIMETQQAKQTLADIEARHADIIKLENSIRELHDMFMDMAMLVESQGEMVDRIEYHVENSRDYVTTGQQDLVQAVKYMAKARKKKIWIALCVLIAIIILVVFLAIYLT, encoded by the exons GCACAAAGCGATGATGAGGATATGCCTGAGGATGTGGCTGTGCCGGTGGAGGGCAGCTTCATGGAAGATTTCTTCAAAGAGGTGGAAGAGATACGGATGATGATCGACAAAATTCAGGCCAATGTCGAGGaagtgaagaagaaacacaGTGCCATCCTGTCGGCTCCACAGTCAGATGAGA AAACCAAACAGGAACTTGAAGACCTCATGGCCGACATTAAAAAAACTGCCAACAGAGTAAGAGGGAAGCTTAAG GGTATCGAGCAAAACATTGAACAGGAGGAGCAGCAGAGCAAGTCGAATGCCGATCTAAGGATACGAAAAACGCAGCATTCGGCTCTGTCGCGCAAGTTTGTCGAGGTCATGACGGAGTACAATCGGACCCAGACGGACTACCGAGAGCGTTGCAAAGGAAGAATACAACGACAGCTGGAAATTA CGGGTAGAGCGACTACAAACGAAGAACTTGAGGAAATGTTGGAGCAAGGCAATTCGGCCGTCTTCACGCAGGGG ATCATCATGGAGACTCAGCAAGCCAAGCAAACTCTGGCCGATATCGAAGCTCGACATGCAGATAttataaaattggaaaattcaattagggAACTGCATGATATGTTCATGGATATGGCTATGTTGGTCGAAAGTCAG GGCGAAATGGTGGACCGAATTGAGTACCATGTGGAAAACAGTCGGGACTACGTTACAACGGGCCAACAAGATTTGGTCCAAGCCGTCAAGTATATGGCCAAAGCCAGAAAG aaaaaaatctgGATCGCCCTTTGTGTACTCATAGCGATCATTATATTAGTAGTATTCTTGGCAATCTACTTAACGTAA